The Budorcas taxicolor isolate Tak-1 chromosome 8, Takin1.1, whole genome shotgun sequence genome includes the window caatcgaacgggaaagactagagatctctgcaagaaaattgaagataccaagggaacatttcatgcaaagatgggcataataaaggacagaaatggtagggacctaacagaagcagaaggtattaagaagaggtggcaagaagaaccagaaaaactgtacaaaaaagatcttcacgaccaagataatcacgatggtgtgatcactcatctaggccaggcatcctggaatgtgaagtcaagtgggctttaggaagcatcactgcaaacaaagctagtggaggtgatagaataccAGTgtggctatttcaaatcctgaaagatgatgctatgaaagtgctgcattcaatatgccagcaaatttggaaaactcagcagtgactgcaggtcagttttcattccaatcccaaagaaagccaatgccaaagaatgctcaaactaccgcacaattgcactcatttcacacgctagtaaagtaatgctcaaaattctccaagccaggcttcagcaatacgtgaacagtgaacttccaggtgttcaagctggtttaagaaaaggcagaggaaccagagatcaaatcgccaaaatctgctggatcatggaaaaagcaagagagttccagaaaaacatctatttctgctttaatgactgtgccaatgcctttgactatgtggatcacaataaactgtggaaaattctgagagagatgggaataccagaccaccttaactgcctcttgagaaacctgtatgcaggtcaggaagcagcagttagaactgcacatggaacaacagactggtttcaaataggaaaaggagtacgtcaaggctgtatattggcatgctgcttttttaacttatatgcagagtacatcctgagaaacgctgggctggaagaagcacaagctggaatcaagattactgggagaaataccaataacctcagatatgcagatgacaccacccttatgtcagaaagtgaagaagaactaaaagagcctcttgatgaaagtgaaagaggagagtgaaaaagttggcttaaagctcaacattcagaaaacgaagatcatggcatccggtctcgtcacttcatgggaaatagatggggaaacagtgtcagactttattttggggggctccaaaatcgctgcagatggtgattgcagccatgaaattaaaagatgcttactccttggaagaaattttatgaccaaactagacagcatattaaaaagcagagacattactttgccaacaaaggtccgtctagtcaaggctatggtttttccagtggtcatgtatggatgtgagagttggactgtgaagaaagctgagcactgaagaattggtgcttttgaactgtgatgttggagaagacccttgagaatcccttggattgcaaggagatccagccagtccatcctaaaggagatcactcctggctgttcattggaatgaccaatgttgaagctgaaactccaatactttggccacctaatgtgaagagctcatttgaagagaccctgatgctgggaaagattgagggcaggaggagaaggggatgacagaggatgagatggttggatggcatcaccgactcaatggacatgggtttgggtggactccgggtgttgatgatggacagggaggcctggcgtgctgcgattcattgggttgcaaagagtcagacatgactggagtgactgagctgaactgaacttgatgactgtagctttttgtataatctaaagtcaggaaggttgattcttccatctccattcttctttctccagtctctcttggctatttggggtcttttctgtttccatatgaattgtgaaattctttgttctagttctgtgaaaaatgccattggtaatttgataggggttccattgagtctgtagattgcatttggtagtatactcattttcaccatttcctacccaggaacatggtatatatccctccatctgtttatgtcatcctttatttctttcattactgtcttataattttctgtatacagttcttttgtctccttatgtaagtttattcctagatatttaattctttttgttgcaatggtgaatgggattgattcattaatttctctttctgatttttcattcttagtatatagaaatgcaagtgatttctgtatattgattttgtatcctacaactttgctaaattcactgattagctatagttttctgatactatctttagggttttctatgtacagtatcgtgtcatctgcaaagagagctttacttcttcttttctgatctggattccttttatttctttttgttctctgattgctgtaactagaattttccagaactatgttgaataatagtggcaaaaatggacacccttgtcttgttcctgatcttagaaatgctttcagtttttcatcattgaaaataatgtttgctgtaggcttatcatatatggcctttactatgttgaagtaagttccttctatgcccatttttttgaagagttttaatcataaatccaaccagtccattgtgaaggagatcagccctgggatttctttggaaggaatgatgctaaagctgaaactccagtactttggccacctcatgcgaagagttgactcattggaaaagactctgatgctgcgagggattgggggctggaggagaaggggacaacagaggatgaaatggctggatggcatcacggacttgatggacgtgagtctgagtgaactctgggagttggtgatggacagggaggcctggcatgctgcagttcatggggtcacaaagagtcggacacgactgagcaactgaactgaactgaatcataaatgggtgctgaattttgtcaaaagctttttctgcatctattatcatttggtttttatctttcagtttgttaacttagtgtatcacattgattgatttgtgtctattgaagaatccttgcattcctggaataaacccaacttaatCATTGTGAATGAGCTTTTCACTGTGTTGCTGAGTTCTGTTTGCTaagattttgttgaggatttttgcatctatgttcatcagtgatattggcctatagttttctctttgtgtgttatctttgtctggttttggtatcagggtgatggtggccttgtagaatgagtttggaagtgatccatcctctgcaattttttgaaagagttttagaaggatcgggattagctcttctctaaatgcttgatagaattctcctgtgtaGTCATCTGctcttgggcttttgtttttttggagatttttgattacagcttcaatttcagtgcttgtaattgggttgcacataatttctatttcttcctggttcagtcttggagtattgaacttttctaagaatctgtccatttctcccaggttatccattttgttGCCATGTAGTTGTTCATGATAGTCTCTTataaccctttgtatttctgcattgtctgctgtaacctctcctttttcatttttaattttgttgatttgattcttctctctctttttcttgatgagtccgGCTAAAGGTTTgtgaattttgtttatcttcttaaagaaTCAGTTTTAggtttattaatctttactttcatttgcttctttcattccgttttcatttatttctgctcagatctttatgatttctttccttctactaattttggtgtttgttgttgttgttgttgttgttgttctttttccagttgttttaggtgtaaagttacatgtctattcgatgtttttcttgtttcctgaggtaggattgcattgctataaactttcctcttaggactgcttttgctgcatcccataggttttgagttgtcgtgttttcattgtcatttgtttctagaaattttttttttcccttttggtatttcagtaacctgttggttatttagaaatgtgttgtttaatctccatgtgtttgtgcttcttacaggttttttcttgtaattgatgtctagtctcatagtgttttcattggaaaaaatgcttgatacaactccaattttcttaaatttactgaggttaaatttgtgatccaagatgtggtctatcctggagaatgttccatgtactcttgagaagaaggtgtattcttctgcatttggatggaatgtcccaAAGATATCAATGAGGTCCATCTCATCTaaagtatcatttaagacttgtgtttccttattttctgttttgatgatctgtccattggtgtgagtggggtgttaaagtctcccactattactgtgttactgtcaatttctccttttatgcctgttagtgtttgtcttatgtattgaggtgctcctatgttgggtgcatagatatttacaattgttatgtcttccttttggattgatccctcaatcattatgtagtatccttcctcatctcttccttatctcatttttattttaaagtctatttcgtCTGCTATGAGATTGCTATGCCAGCttccttttgcttcccatttgcatggaatatatttttccatcctttcactttcagtctatatgtgttttgaggactgaagtgggtttcttgtagacagctatgtatgggtctttttttttttttttaatgcattcatCCAGTCTGTGTCCTTTTGTttgagcatttaatccatttacatttaaagtaattattgatatatatgttcctattgccattttcttaattgtttggggttgattttgtagatctcttttcttctcttgtatttcttgactatataagtccatttaatatttgttgtaaagctggtttggtggtactgaattctcttaacatttgcttgtctgaaaaggtttttgtttctccatcaattttgaatgagatccttaccacgtacagtaatcttggttgtaggttttcccgtttcagtactttaaatagatcctgccattcccttctggcctgcagagtttctgctgaaagatcagctgttaagcgtatgaggtttcccttgtatgtacttgttgcttctcccttgctgcttttaaaattctttctttgtgtttagtgtttgttagtttgattagtatgtgtcttggcatgtttctccttgggtttttcCTGTATAGGACTCTGTGCCTCTGGGACTTCattaactatttccttttccatgttggggaactTTTCAACtgtaatcttttcaaaaaatttctcataccctttctttttctgtccttcttctgggacccctacaATTTTAATGtttgtgtgtttgatattgtcccgaaggtctctgagactatcctcagctcttttcattctttctactttattctgatcttcagaagttatttccaccattttatcttccatctcactgattcattcttctgcttcagatattctgcttttGATTCCTTTCAGAGTATTtgtaatttcagtaattgtgttgtttgtctctgcatgtttattctttaattcttctaggtctttcttAATTGACTCTTgcattttatccattttgttttcaaggtttttgatcatctttgttatcattattctgaattctttttcaggtagtttgcctatttcctcttcatttatttggacttctgtgtttctagtttgttccttcatttgtgtagtgtttctctgaatttcattagatattttttaacttattgtgtttgagatctccttttccgaggcttcaaggttgaattctttcttccttttggttcctgccctcctaaggttggtccagtggcttctgtaagcttcttatagggtgagatttgtgctgagtttttgtttgtttgtttttcctctgatgagcaAGGCTGAATGAGGTGGTAGTCCTTTCTGCTGATGAttgcatttgtatttttgttttgtttgttgtttagatgaggcatcctgcacagggagctactggtggttgggtgatgctgggtcttgtattcaagtggtttcctttgtgtgagttctcactatttgatacaccctatcaataacttcagatatgcagatgacaccacccttatgtcagaaagtgaagaagaactaaagagcctcttgatgaaagtgaaagaggagagtgaaaaagttggcttaaagctcaacattcagaaaactaagatcatggcatctgatctcatcacttcatgggaaatagatggggaaatggtggacacagtgtcagactttattttgggcggctccaaaatcactgcagatggtgattgcagccatgaaattaaaagatgcttactccttggaaggaaagttatgaccaacctagacagcatattaaaaagcagagacattactttgccaacaaaggtctgtctagtcaaggctatggtttttccagtggtcatgtatggatgtgagagttggactgtgaagaatgctgagggccgaagaactgatgcttttgaactgtggtgttgaagaagacttgagagtcccttggactgcaaggagatccaaccagtccatcctaaaagagatcagttctgtgtgttcattggaaggactgaggctaaagctgaaactccaatactttggccacctcatgtgaaacgttgactcactggaaaagaccctgatgctgggagggattggcggcaggaggagaagtggacgacagaggatgagatggctggatggcatcactgactcgatggacatgagtttggatgaactccaggagttggtgatggacagggaggcctggtgtactgcaattcatggggtcgcaaagagtcggacatgactgagcgactgaactgaactgagaagagtaTGGCAACCAATATTTGCCgacatgctccagtattcttgcctggagaacacccttTCctgacagaagcctggcaggccacagtctacagggtcgaaaagagttggacactaccaaGGAGGCTGAAgactttttgcctgtggcagctctgcccagtgagagttgagcatgaagatGGCACAGCTGCTTTGCTTGTGGGAACCCTGGCGGTGCCAGTGTGCAGGGGCATGGACttcctgaaagtgaagttgctcaatcatgtccgactatgcgaccccatggactgtagcccaccagactcctccatccatgggattctccaggcaagggtactggagtgggttgtatttccttctccaggggaacttcctgacccatggatggaacctgggtctccagcattataggcagacactttaccatgtgagccaccagggaaatcctccacCACAAGgattatggccctatcagagtcttcgCAAACCTCTTGTAGCTGGCTAttagaaggcctctttggccagtctttctccatagctttgCCTGTTCAGGCATTTAGAGGGCTTCCGTgactggggtccttctctgttgtttggcacatcaggcacataaaggggtggggggggggggggcgggggctggctggggtcctactctgtagatcagcacATCAGgtacttaaaggggcaccctgggtggggcccTGCTCTGTGGTTCAGTGTgtcaggcgtttgatgggccagcctctctattattcagctgccaatgctggcgtgtggaggggagagaggctatggtgatggctccacccactatgcatgactcagcagtatcaccttgctttcATGGCTGCCTGTTTTTCCTCCAcgggcatttcccaccacagtctccttcctcacatcccctcagtctgtctctccgcagtcaacagcagccctcactctgggattgctccacaatccctaaactccagctcccagctgctgcgccctctggggtatgtatggctgtggcaggactgtctgattctcattccatttaggctgctacaaatcagctgtttcactctcagccttacaTGTTTCTCCTCTGATGCAGACAGTTGCCCCCATGTGGgtatcagacccctgcttcagttcccccacccgccgAGGGTGGGTCCAGCCCTACagacactcctgtttttccccctagttcctacCGAGCTTTGCGCGGGTTTATATATTCATTTCCGCTGGTCAGGTACCCCTgtccgctctcagctggtgttctgcatgcacttctgtgtctgaaggtatattcctgatgtatccattgAGAGAGacgtactccacgtccacctactcctgcgccatcttgttctcctcaTTTTAAAGGGAAGTAATAACATCCATTTTCCAAGGCTGTTCCAAGGGTTAGTGAAAAATTTATGCATCTATTATATCTAGTCCATTCTGGAGAAAGAATGGTGCCAGTGCTGTTTGACCAGGGGACACAGGAACACCTGACACCTGTCTTCAACTGACTATAATCCATATGTTTCTGAACTGAAATAATCAGAAAACTCAGACAGGGGAACAGTATTATTTTTAGGGCTTGGTCCAAATCTCATTATGCACCTCTTGCTCTGATGAACCTAGAGGGACCAAATGGAGCCCAAAGGATCGCTGGACCAGGAGCCCAGTGAGGCCTTCTTTCCCCGAGGCCTTTCTTAGGCTCTGGTTGACTTACAAAGGGATTGGAGACAATCTGGGGTGAGTGGGGAAACTTTGGCCTTGGGCCCATCTAACTTCTGTAGGTCAGAGAGAAAGCTTTCACCCCATAGAAAACTGGACTGAATTGGTATTGGGCTTAGAGCGATCGTCCTGTGAGtgcagggtggtggtgggagtggaggaggaagggagccaTGGGATTCCTTGAGTCAACAATAACACTGCCTTTGTGTTACCTCCTCTTCTCTGTACCCCACGCCCCACGCAGTCAACACATTTAGGTGTACCCCCTTGGAggcttgtgggcttcccaggtggcactagtggtaaaaaacctgcctgccagtgcaggagacataagagacgcttgttcgatccctgagtcaggaagatcccctggaggagggcctggcaacatactccagtattcttgcctggagaatcctttggacagaggagcctggtggctacagtccatagggtcacaatgagcTGGACAGGACTACAGTGACTTAACACACTAGTATGCATGGAGGCTTACCATGTCCCTCCCACACCAGAGTTCTGAGTTAGAGAAAAACTTAACATTTATGCCATTTTATTCCCAATACAAGCACTTCCATCATGAAATCCATGCAACCTGGTGTAAGAATTTCTGAAATTCACACAATTTACAGACGTTAAATGGGTCACAGATTTCAAAATCAGAATTATACTTCAGTGTTATCAGTTTTTCTGGTCCTGTGGATTTATATTTTCCTCTGCCCAGTTTCCTCTTCAATCAGACTTTCCTGAAAAATAAGTCAGTAATAAATACATCAAAGTTGATTTTCTGAGCTGAATGTCAACtttttttgacatttaaattttaaaaaatattgatatttaaataataaatccatttgtttttttcataCTAAAAAGTGCTAGAGAGTTGGGTCATGCTttataaatcaaataaacaagATCTATTAATACATTGTTTCTAAGTATAGGGTGTGAGGACAGAGGTGAAAGAGAAGTTTGTCTTTTGACTTGTTCATCTATTACTAATCCAGTCTTTGCTTCAATTCTGTCTTTCTAGTGTCATAGTCAGAAAATGTCAcagcttgcttttattttatcatgAGGTAAGtaggattgaaaaaaaaaggaaataaagatatttgtccactttttttaaaaaaagagtggtgTTTAcattttactgatttatttttaaaaatttatttggctgcacctggtcttagttgcggcatgtgggatctagttctctgaccagggattgaacctgggccctctgggtTGGGAGCACGGAgccttagccagtggaccaccagagaagtccctgtccaCTTTTTCTTTGTCCTGTCATTCATCTGCAGATGTGATGTATTCAGGCTTTCTCTGTTCCTGGGCATAACTGAAAATGATCTGTCATGCTttctccatagaattctccaggcaagaatactggagtgggttgccatgcccttctccaggggatcttcccaactcagggattgaactcaggtctcccacactgcagacagattcttcaccatctgagccagcagtaAAGCCTGTAATGCCTTCTAACTGCTGCAAATAAGTGGACCACATTGCTCAGAGAATATCAATATTGAATTCAGGATTCAATTTCTATATTCAAGtctctttatatatttaaaaaaaataaaaaccctacaTTGAGTTAGTAGGGTTCCATTTAGGGTGGAAATTTGGAAACTGGTTTGTCCAATCagaaaaccagaaatcaaatctgtAGCTCTGAATTGTATATTGATCCGTCGGggatttttttaatccaaaaagaaaattctgtacCATACCAGTTTTGATTTCTACATTTCCTGGGGAAAACTGTATTATACCAAGAAATCTTGAAGAATTTGGTGGAGAAGTGTGATTTAGCCTAGAGTAGAATAATCTAGAGAGTTTGATGAATATACTTGAAGAACTGACATGTAGCTATGGAAGGAAATTTGTCAGTCATTCCTAAGCCAGAGCTGAGATTAGTGGACACCGTTTGCAAAGAGATTtcaatttaagaaatgaaaaaagattcCAGCCATTAGCACTGTGTAACCACTGAAAAAAGGCGTTAAGAAATGACAAGGGCCCAGTACAAGAGGAATTCAGGCCGTCAGGAAGGTAAGCCCTGCAGGGGCTGAGAGGGAGTTGTCCTAAGAGGATGACCAAAGAGGCGGTACCCAAGACCCATCCATCTCCAAAGCTCCAAGTTGTTAACACTGTAACTCACCAGAGCTTCTTTCAGGTCCCTCAGAGGAGAATGGGACTGGTGAACAATGCACCCACAGCGCTTAGGTTCTACTGGCTGATCGACCTCTTTGGCTATCTGCGAATAAAGATTATTGAAGATGGAGGTAAAGAAATGAAATGGGATTTTTCGTTTCCACCAAAAATTGTGTGTAGAAGGTGAAGTCAGGGGACTATGGGACTGAGAAAGTTGCGAGTTGGGATGGGgactttatatttttcaattctccttttaaaaaatgttaattttttttttttttatggctgcacCATCCAACAtgtaggatttttaaatttttttttttttatgggatGCTGTCAGACACTTTTATAGATTGGTGTGCAGCTCTGGAGGCCATAGTAAGGAGAGAGAATATTTTTCTCCCTAGAGCTGATGAAAATGAAGTCCTTTGAACCTCACAAGGAGAtggtatacaaaaaaaaaaaaaaaatacaagagctTATAGTTAAGACTAGGATTGATCTAATTTTCTAGTTTTTACTAAATATGTCATAGTTAATAGAGAATTGCTTCACAAATAGTCTGTGGAGAGGATTCTGGGCTTATTTCATactgtgcatgtgctaagtcacttcagtcatgtccatctctttgcaaccccatggactgtagcttgccaggctcctctgtccataggattctccaggcaagagtactggaatgggttgccatttcctcctccaggggatcttcatgacccagaggtggaacccaggtctcctgcattacagacagatgattctttaccactgagccacctgggaagccttactgTTTCTAGGTCTTTTGGCGATTCTGTATCCTTAGAGTATAGCTTGCTCCTTTGCACCTGTTCCTCTGAAATCATTCCTGTTCTTTGTTCCATGGGTCTCTGAATTAAAGCAGGAATGGGGCTTGACTTGGGAAGTGCCTTATCTCCCCAGGAATACCTGTGTCAGGGACAAGAATCCATAGCACACTTGGGCACACAGAGGATTTTAATAAGCTTCAACTGGATCACATAAGCCATGTCTCATTTTGAAGTTGAGAGGGACTTACCTCTTGGAAAGAATCAACCACATTCTCAGCATTTCTCTTTCCTCCAGGGCGCAGCCCATAGGACCAGTGTTGACCAGAGCAACCCACCACACAGAAAGTCAGCAGGATTAGTCCAGCTAGAAGTTTGGGAGTCAGCTCCATTCTGAGGAATATCAACACAGTGATAAAAATAGACCCAGAATGGGTTAAGCAAAGACCTCTTTGGTGAAAAGCCTAACTCTGGGGTCACTCACCCAGCAGAAGACGAAAGTGGGAGTGATCTACAGTTTTCACATAAAGGTACTttcttgccttggagacaaaGCCAGTCCTTTAAACTAACATGTTGAGTACTTTTCAGAACTAAActgttctgatttttattatttatttggttatcCAAACCTCAGGATTCCACCTTTATCAAATTCACTTTTTGCCTTAGTACTTTCTCCCCCTGTGATTGAGATTTTTTCCTGAGATAAAGAAAACTAGGCCATCTGCTCTGAAAAGTGGCTCCGACTAGAAGTCTCTGGTTAATAAAAGTTGCTTGACATTAAATGGTTACTCTATGGTGCTAATTGTGTTTTGCTGAGTGTGTGTCCTTTGGTCTTCCACATGGCCGCTGACTGGACCATCTGTGAGTATGAGAGAAGACCTCACACCTTTCAAAGCTCCGAGTCCCAGACCAGCTGCCTCCCTGGCCACAGAAGCCTTCAGCCATCTGATGACATGTGGAATTCTTACAGATTAAATTTCCATTGGTGGGGAAGAAGCTAAAGACAAACCAAATATTGGTTGATGAGCTCTTGCAGTTCCCCACAGGCTGGAGCTCTGTGGCTGGAGGTGACAAGGACCAAGAAGGTCAAGGCTTCTTTAGACACCACACCTGGCCTTAAGCCCTTAGGGTATAAAATGCCCTATAGACAGACAATAGCATGCAGTCTAAACAAAAGTTTTAGAAATACAAAGCATTTTACCTGTTTGAGAGCAGAGAGTCCCCCAAATCTCAAGCTTCCTTTGAAGTGTGTTGAATCTGACTGTTCATTTTTCTAGCTTCCTTTTTATATGAAGCTTTTCCAAGACACTGAAATCTTCCCCACTGGTAAACTGCATTGCACATGGACTatgatttgttgttttttttaaatagtaatttcTTAAAGCCTCACATCAAGCCCTTAATGGTGTATATAATTGGAACACCCACTGGTGTATCTGTTAAATTTAGTTAAATCTTGGCCATTAAAATCTCACCTTAGACTTTAATAGTCAAGGCCACAATTCAGAGATTAAAATCTAGCTATGTAGAATTCCCTTGAGGAAACTGACAGGCCAATCAAGAGTTCAAGGAAAATAGGTGTCTTAGACTAAGTCATGCTAAATGGCACACATGGAAACTGTCACAGAGGAGCCCATGTAATAGTAATGGTATAGTCAGGATGTATAGGAGCAGGTCTCAGCCCTTAGATTCCCCATGTGTAAAATGAGCTGAGTTATAAGAAGTGAGTATTGGTACTGTCCCAAACCCATACAGAATCGCTAAAGTAGATGGTAGGAGTTTGGAAATCCCCTAGTCTTCTACCCTCCAGGTTTCTTCTTTgactatttgttatttttttaaatttttatcagagtatagttgatCGACAAGGCTGTTAccttctgttgtacagcaaagggaaccagccacacacatacatatacccgCTCTCTCTCCCAACTCTGTCCCttataggtcatcacagagtattgGGTAGAGTTCCTTGTGTATACAGCAggtctatttatttaacttttttggcCCCATCAtccaggatcttaattccccaaccagggatcgaactcacaccctctccagtggaagtgtggaatctcaactgctggaccaccaggggaagtctctttatttttaaaaattagagtattgttgacttacaatgttgtgttaatttcaggtgtacagcaaagtgattcaattatacatacataaatatgtatgtatgtgcttactcactcagttg containing:
- the GNRH1 gene encoding progonadoliberin-1, with the protein product MELTPKLLAGLILLTFCVVGCSGQHWSYGLRPGGKRNAENVVDSFQEIAKEVDQPVEPKRCGCIVHQSHSPLRDLKEALESLIEEETGQRKI